The following are encoded in a window of Arthrobacter antioxidans genomic DNA:
- the rpmF gene encoding 50S ribosomal protein L32, with protein sequence MAVPKRKMSRANTRARRSQWKATAPKLVKTLENGRVTYSLAHQAKVVTDSAGTPLFLEYKGRKVADV encoded by the coding sequence GTGGCTGTCCCGAAACGGAAAATGTCCCGCGCGAATACCCGCGCACGCCGGTCCCAGTGGAAGGCAACCGCCCCCAAGCTGGTCAAGACCCTCGAGAACGGCCGCGTCACCTACAGCCTCGCCCACCAGGCCAAGGTTGTCACCGATTCCGCCGGCACCCCGCTGTTCCTTGAATACAAGGGCCGCAAGGTAGCCGACGTCTAA
- a CDS encoding YdcF family protein has protein sequence MTSDPPPPAPRRRLLRVLRTVGVLLAAVLTAWLVLAWTLFYDPPLRPAGRADAVVVLAGAAAERLPLGRELIDDGVADELVLSSTGLPGNAATDAVCAEENPDITCFVPDPLTTRGEARAVAALARDNGWDEIVVVTSTYHVTRASTNLAQCSEADITMAGSRPGLGASGWLGRFVEESTALVASFVRPACARPV, from the coding sequence GTGACGTCCGATCCCCCGCCCCCCGCACCGCGTCGACGTCTCCTGCGGGTCCTGCGCACGGTGGGCGTGCTGCTGGCTGCAGTCCTGACGGCCTGGCTGGTCCTCGCCTGGACGCTGTTTTACGATCCCCCGCTCCGCCCGGCGGGCAGGGCCGACGCCGTCGTCGTCCTCGCCGGGGCGGCAGCGGAACGCCTGCCGCTCGGCCGGGAACTGATCGACGACGGCGTCGCGGACGAACTGGTCCTCTCCTCCACCGGGCTGCCGGGCAATGCGGCGACCGACGCCGTCTGCGCCGAGGAGAACCCCGATATCACCTGCTTCGTCCCCGATCCGCTGACCACGCGGGGGGAGGCGCGCGCGGTGGCCGCGCTGGCGCGGGACAACGGCTGGGACGAGATCGTCGTCGTCACCTCCACCTACCACGTGACCCGGGCGTCGACGAACCTGGCGCAGTGCTCCGAGGCGGACATCACCATGGCCGGGTCGCGGCCCGGGCTCGGAGCGTCCGGATGGCTCGGGCGGTTCGTCGAGGAGAGCACGGCCCTCGTGGCATCGTTCGTGCGACCGGCCTGCGCACGCCCCGTCTGA
- a CDS encoding aminotransferase class I/II-fold pyridoxal phosphate-dependent enzyme, translating to MTTDAQTPARATGEAPWMRAARGANLLGDDGRLGITIFEEVTALAQQHTAVNLGQGFPDEDGPREILDAARAAIADGANQYAPGQGLAVLRHAIAAHQARFYGLTVDPQTEVIVSTGATESIAAAILAFAGPGDEVLTFEPFYDSYGAVIGLSGATHTTAPLRAPDFQPDAASLEAAFSERTRIVVVNNPHNPTGSVFTRPTLELIVRLAERYDAIIVTDEVYEHLTFGAEFVPIASLPGATGRTLSISSAGKTFSVTGWKIGWLSGPAELVAQVRTVKTFLTYTSGTPFQGAVAQGLALPDEFFASIAGTLRKKRDLLGEGLRAAGFDVFEPEGTFFTMVDAAPLGIEDATDLARRLPALIGVAAIPVAMFCHAEGAERTRSLLRFAFCKKFDVIEEGARRLATLRDRL from the coding sequence ATGACGACAGACGCTCAGACTCCTGCCCGGGCTACCGGCGAGGCGCCGTGGATGCGGGCGGCGCGCGGCGCGAACCTGCTCGGCGACGACGGCCGGCTCGGCATCACCATCTTCGAGGAGGTCACGGCCCTCGCGCAGCAGCACACAGCGGTCAACCTCGGCCAGGGTTTCCCCGACGAGGACGGGCCGCGGGAGATCCTGGATGCGGCACGGGCGGCCATCGCGGACGGGGCGAACCAGTACGCGCCCGGCCAGGGGCTCGCGGTGCTGCGCCATGCGATCGCCGCGCACCAGGCGCGTTTCTACGGCCTCACGGTGGACCCGCAGACCGAGGTGATCGTCAGCACGGGCGCCACCGAGTCGATCGCCGCCGCGATCCTCGCATTCGCCGGACCGGGGGACGAGGTGCTGACCTTCGAACCGTTCTACGACTCCTACGGCGCCGTAATCGGTCTCTCCGGCGCGACGCACACCACGGCCCCGCTGCGCGCGCCGGACTTCCAGCCCGACGCCGCGAGCCTCGAGGCCGCGTTCAGCGAGCGCACGAGGATCGTCGTCGTCAACAACCCGCACAACCCGACGGGCAGTGTCTTCACGCGCCCGACCCTCGAGCTGATCGTGCGGCTGGCGGAGCGCTACGACGCGATCATCGTGACGGACGAGGTGTACGAGCACCTCACGTTCGGCGCGGAGTTCGTGCCGATCGCGTCCCTGCCCGGGGCGACCGGGCGCACCCTGAGCATCTCCTCCGCCGGCAAGACGTTCTCCGTGACGGGCTGGAAGATCGGGTGGCTCAGCGGTCCGGCCGAGCTCGTCGCCCAGGTGCGCACCGTCAAGACCTTCCTCACCTATACCTCGGGCACACCGTTCCAGGGCGCTGTCGCCCAGGGCCTGGCGCTGCCCGACGAGTTCTTCGCCTCGATCGCGGGCACCCTGCGGAAGAAGCGCGACCTGCTGGGCGAGGGCCTCCGCGCGGCCGGCTTCGACGTCTTCGAGCCGGAGGGCACCTTCTTCACCATGGTGGACGCCGCACCGCTCGGCATCGAGGACGCCACGGACCTCGCCCGGCGCCTGCCGGCCCTGATCGGCGTCGCGGCGATCCCCGTGGCGATGTTCTGCCATGCCGAGGGCGCCGAGCGGACCCGCTCCCTGCTGCGCTTCGCGTTCTGCAAGAAGTTCGACGTGATCGAGGAGGGCGCACGGCGCCTGGCGACCCTGCGGGACCGGTTGTGA
- the rnc gene encoding ribonuclease III, protein MKNTEDLTKRLGVDIDTGTLRLALTHRSYAYEKGGIPTNERLEFLGDSVLGLAVTDALYRDHPDLSEGDLAKRRSAVVSTRALAGVARTLDLGSYVLLGQGEKLTNGRDKASILADTMEAVIGAAYLSHGIETARAMVMRLIGPLLLDAAVLGEGTDWKTRIQETAAARRLGTIDYRVDGTGPDHARTFTARLLIGGTEYGSGCGNSKKEAEQAAAAASWKTLAVPLDPLLPGGPADADSTGTPASPDGP, encoded by the coding sequence GTGAAGAATACGGAAGACCTCACGAAGCGTCTCGGTGTCGATATCGACACCGGGACGCTTCGTCTTGCCCTGACGCACCGCTCCTACGCCTATGAGAAGGGCGGGATCCCGACGAACGAGCGCCTGGAGTTCCTCGGCGACTCGGTGCTCGGGCTGGCGGTCACCGATGCCCTGTACCGGGACCACCCGGATCTGTCCGAGGGCGACCTCGCCAAGAGGCGCTCCGCCGTCGTCAGCACCAGGGCGCTGGCCGGGGTGGCCCGCACCCTGGACCTCGGCAGCTACGTGCTGCTGGGCCAGGGGGAGAAGCTGACGAACGGACGCGACAAGGCCTCGATCCTGGCGGACACCATGGAGGCCGTCATCGGGGCCGCCTACCTCAGCCACGGCATCGAGACGGCGCGCGCCATGGTCATGCGGCTGATCGGGCCGCTGCTGCTCGATGCGGCGGTGCTCGGCGAGGGGACCGACTGGAAGACCCGCATCCAGGAAACGGCGGCTGCCCGGCGGCTCGGCACCATCGACTACCGGGTCGACGGGACGGGCCCGGACCACGCCCGGACGTTCACGGCACGCCTGCTGATCGGTGGCACGGAGTACGGCTCCGGGTGCGGCAATTCGAAGAAGGAAGCCGAGCAGGCGGCTGCGGCCGCCTCGTGGAAGACCCTCGCGGTGCCGCTGGACCCACTGCTGCCGGGCGGTCCCGCCGACGCCGACAGCACCGGCACCCCCGCGTCACCCGACGGACCCTGA
- a CDS encoding spermidine synthase: protein MSSGPAGQTEGLADGHAEGDGEFEVPTRWLPGTGAYAEIDEDAFIEGALILSIGGAQQSHVDMLHPGRVFYEYLQRIANVIDLAAPAGTPLRVLHLGAGALTLVRYVQATRPGSRQVAVDLESELIDFVLDAMPLPEGTSCEIIAGDAADAVLEQPDAAFDVVVLDIFAGADAPAHLTGPDFAAHLLRVCAEDGVVLVNVGDDPPLAFARAQSRQLSSLAPATAVLTEAAMVGGGQAGNVIVAARRAAWPAGWTRALLAAGPHPAAVLTGPDLARFEQPPA, encoded by the coding sequence GTGAGCAGCGGGCCGGCGGGGCAGACGGAGGGGCTCGCGGACGGGCACGCGGAGGGGGACGGGGAGTTCGAGGTCCCCACCCGCTGGCTCCCCGGGACCGGCGCGTATGCGGAGATCGACGAGGACGCCTTCATCGAGGGCGCCCTGATCCTGAGCATCGGCGGCGCCCAGCAGTCCCACGTGGACATGCTGCATCCCGGCCGGGTCTTCTACGAATACCTGCAGCGCATCGCGAACGTCATCGACCTGGCGGCACCCGCGGGTACTCCCCTGCGGGTGCTGCACCTCGGCGCCGGGGCCCTGACCCTGGTCCGCTACGTCCAGGCCACGCGGCCCGGCTCCCGGCAGGTCGCCGTGGACCTGGAGTCCGAGCTGATCGACTTCGTCCTCGACGCCATGCCGCTGCCGGAGGGCACGTCCTGCGAGATCATCGCCGGGGACGCCGCGGATGCCGTGCTCGAACAGCCGGACGCTGCCTTCGACGTCGTCGTGCTGGACATCTTCGCGGGAGCGGACGCGCCCGCCCACCTGACCGGCCCGGATTTCGCGGCGCATCTGCTGCGGGTGTGCGCGGAGGACGGCGTGGTGCTGGTGAACGTCGGCGACGACCCCCCGCTCGCCTTCGCCCGCGCGCAGAGCCGGCAGCTCTCCTCGCTCGCACCGGCCACCGCCGTCCTGACCGAGGCGGCCATGGTGGGCGGCGGGCAGGCGGGGAACGTCATCGTCGCCGCCCGCCGCGCGGCGTGGCCGGCCGGCTGGACCCGGGCGCTGCTCGCCGCCGGACCGCACCCCGCGGCCGTCCTGACGGGGCCGGACCTCGCGCGCTTCGAGCAGCCTCCCGCGTAG
- the mutM gene encoding bifunctional DNA-formamidopyrimidine glycosylase/DNA-(apurinic or apyrimidinic site) lyase gives MPELPEVEVVRRGLARWVAGRVIDSVEVLDPRSLRRHVDGVEDFVGNLAGARVRDVVRRGKFLWMTLEDAGRPGGRPHVALMAHLGMSGQLLVEDPDAPLEKHLKVRLALSPAVDDEGAALPGELRFVDQRIFGGMFVADLEPTPDGLPGGLGISDLPLVPHQAAHIARDPLDPGFSAASFHERLRGRRTGLKRALLDQGLVSGIGNIYADEALWAARFHYARPTDTLRRPDTQRILDAVTSVMHRALAAGGTSFDSLYVNVNGASGYFARDLEAYGREGRPCRRCASEGRTTLLRRESFMNRSSYLCPHCQPRPRNARF, from the coding sequence GTGCCTGAACTCCCCGAGGTCGAGGTCGTCCGTCGCGGCCTCGCGCGCTGGGTGGCGGGACGCGTCATCGACTCCGTGGAGGTCCTGGATCCCCGGTCGCTCCGGCGGCACGTCGACGGCGTCGAGGACTTCGTCGGCAACCTCGCGGGGGCCCGTGTGCGCGACGTGGTGCGCCGGGGGAAGTTCCTCTGGATGACGCTCGAGGACGCAGGCCGGCCCGGTGGTCGCCCCCACGTAGCCCTCATGGCACACCTCGGGATGAGCGGACAGCTCCTGGTCGAGGACCCCGACGCGCCCCTGGAGAAGCACCTGAAGGTCCGCCTCGCGCTCTCCCCGGCGGTCGACGACGAGGGCGCCGCCCTGCCGGGTGAGCTGCGATTCGTCGACCAGCGGATCTTCGGCGGCATGTTCGTGGCCGACCTGGAGCCGACGCCGGACGGACTGCCCGGCGGGCTCGGCATCTCCGACCTCCCGCTCGTACCCCACCAGGCGGCGCACATCGCGCGCGATCCCCTCGACCCCGGATTCTCCGCAGCCTCCTTCCACGAGCGTCTCCGCGGCCGCAGGACGGGCCTCAAACGCGCGCTCCTCGACCAGGGGCTCGTCTCGGGGATCGGCAACATCTATGCCGACGAGGCGCTCTGGGCGGCCAGATTCCACTATGCGCGGCCCACGGACACCCTGCGACGACCCGACACGCAGCGCATCCTCGACGCCGTCACCTCGGTGATGCACCGGGCGCTGGCGGCCGGCGGCACCAGCTTCGACTCCCTGTACGTCAACGTGAACGGTGCGTCGGGCTATTTCGCCCGCGATCTGGAGGCCTACGGGCGGGAGGGCCGGCCCTGCCGACGGTGCGCCTCCGAGGGCAGGACCACGCTGTTGCGCCGCGAATCCTTCATGAACAGGTCCTCCTACCTGTGCCCGCACTGCCAGCCCAGACCACGGAATGCACGGTTCTGA
- the coaD gene encoding pantetheine-phosphate adenylyltransferase — protein MSRAVCPGSFDPLHNGHLEVISRAARLFDEVIVAVSTNYAKTYRFDLEERMAFCAESLAYLPGVTVVPMGEGLLADFCREHGASALVKGLRSGLDFDYELPMATMNRHLADIDTVFLPTDTEFAHVSSTLLKEVASLGGDVTPFVPDAVNKRLRKSA, from the coding sequence ATGAGCCGCGCCGTCTGCCCCGGATCCTTCGACCCCCTCCACAATGGCCACCTCGAGGTCATCAGCCGCGCCGCGCGGCTCTTCGACGAGGTGATCGTCGCGGTCTCGACGAACTACGCGAAGACGTACCGCTTCGACCTCGAGGAGCGCATGGCGTTCTGCGCGGAGAGCCTCGCGTACCTTCCCGGGGTGACGGTGGTCCCGATGGGGGAGGGCCTCCTCGCGGACTTCTGCCGGGAGCACGGCGCGAGCGCCCTCGTGAAAGGGCTGCGGTCCGGCCTCGACTTCGACTACGAGCTCCCCATGGCCACCATGAACCGCCACCTGGCCGACATCGACACCGTGTTCCTGCCCACGGACACCGAGTTCGCGCACGTCTCCTCGACCCTCCTGAAGGAGGTGGCGTCCCTCGGCGGCGACGTCACGCCCTTCGTGCCGGACGCGGTCAACAAGCGCCTGCGGAAGTCCGCCTGA
- a CDS encoding NAD-dependent epimerase/dehydratase family protein encodes MTVLVTGASGMLGRTVAEHLVAAGEDVRCLQRRPSGVSGAQDVLGSITDAAAVAAAVQDCRAVIHLAAKVSFTGVPAEFERTNVDGTRILLDAARAAGVTDVVHVSSPSVAHDGSSLVGAPSGPADPAHARGDYARTKAAAEVLALARSTPSFRVAAIRPHIVWGPGDTQLVERVIERARHGRLPLLDGGTALIDTTYVDNAASAIVACLRRMDAAQGQALVVTNGEPRPIAELLGGICRAGGVEPPARSVPGVLARGAGSLIERAWLRLGRTDEPPMTRFLAEQLSTAHWFDQRHTRSVLDWSPSVSIDEGLERLAAYYR; translated from the coding sequence GTGACCGTCCTCGTCACCGGTGCCAGCGGGATGCTGGGGCGCACCGTCGCCGAGCACCTCGTCGCCGCCGGGGAGGACGTCCGGTGCCTGCAGCGGCGCCCCTCCGGGGTATCCGGTGCGCAGGACGTCCTCGGATCGATCACGGATGCCGCGGCCGTCGCCGCCGCGGTGCAGGACTGCCGCGCCGTGATCCACCTCGCGGCGAAGGTCTCCTTCACCGGGGTGCCCGCCGAGTTCGAGCGCACCAACGTGGACGGGACGCGGATCCTGCTGGACGCCGCCCGCGCGGCCGGGGTCACCGACGTCGTCCATGTGTCCTCGCCGTCCGTCGCGCACGACGGCTCGTCGCTGGTCGGGGCTCCCTCCGGTCCGGCGGACCCGGCACACGCCCGCGGCGACTACGCCCGTACCAAGGCCGCGGCCGAGGTGCTCGCCCTGGCCCGTTCGACGCCGTCGTTCCGCGTCGCCGCGATCCGGCCGCACATCGTGTGGGGTCCCGGCGACACCCAGCTGGTGGAACGCGTGATCGAGCGCGCCCGTCACGGTCGTCTTCCCCTGCTCGACGGCGGGACCGCCCTGATCGATACCACCTACGTGGACAATGCGGCGTCGGCCATCGTCGCGTGCCTGCGGCGGATGGACGCGGCACAGGGCCAGGCGCTGGTCGTCACCAACGGCGAGCCCCGCCCGATCGCCGAGCTGCTCGGCGGGATCTGCCGTGCCGGCGGGGTGGAGCCGCCCGCCCGGTCCGTGCCGGGAGTGCTTGCCCGCGGTGCCGGTTCCCTGATCGAGCGGGCCTGGCTCCGGCTCGGCAGGACGGACGAACCCCCCATGACCCGCTTCCTGGCGGAGCAGCTGTCGACCGCGCACTGGTTCGACCAGCGGCACACGCGCAGCGTGCTCGACTGGAGCCCGTCCGTGAGCATCGACGAAGGGCTCGAGCGCCTGGCGGCGTACTACCGCTGA
- a CDS encoding C40 family peptidase has product MSKQSHNARHRAVPTRINPFITASRAVSASASVAGKPAAVVAVASGIMFGASLPANAAGEVATQPAAVSTAAAGTHTVQAGDTLGSIAAMHGLSVDVLFAANGLGSASVIYPGQSISLGGSAAPAQYSAQSASIVALPAAAPAPAAAPAAPAAAPAPAATPGVSLQSAASITPVAGGGVVGTAMQGVGSGYVYGGTAFGAWDCSAFVQWAYAQNGIDLPRTTWAQFAAMTPTSNPQPGDLVSQNGGSHVGIYLGDGQMVSALNSSQGTLVHSVNAMSVDGYYTR; this is encoded by the coding sequence ATGTCCAAGCAGAGCCATAACGCGCGCCACCGGGCCGTCCCCACGCGCATCAACCCCTTCATCACGGCATCACGCGCCGTCTCCGCAAGCGCCTCCGTCGCCGGCAAGCCTGCCGCCGTCGTCGCCGTTGCTTCCGGAATCATGTTCGGCGCATCGCTCCCGGCGAACGCCGCAGGCGAGGTCGCCACCCAGCCGGCAGCAGTCTCCACTGCTGCCGCGGGCACCCACACCGTCCAGGCCGGCGACACGCTCGGCTCCATCGCCGCGATGCACGGTCTGAGCGTCGACGTGCTGTTCGCAGCCAACGGGCTCGGCAGCGCCTCGGTCATCTACCCCGGCCAGTCGATCTCCCTCGGCGGTTCGGCTGCTCCTGCGCAGTACTCCGCGCAGTCGGCGTCGATCGTCGCACTGCCCGCCGCAGCACCCGCTCCGGCCGCAGCACCCGCTGCGCCTGCCGCAGCCCCCGCTCCGGCAGCCACCCCCGGTGTCAGCCTCCAGTCCGCCGCGTCGATCACTCCGGTGGCCGGCGGCGGCGTCGTCGGAACGGCGATGCAGGGCGTTGGATCGGGCTACGTGTACGGCGGAACCGCCTTCGGTGCCTGGGACTGCTCGGCCTTCGTGCAGTGGGCCTACGCCCAGAACGGCATCGACCTGCCCCGCACCACCTGGGCCCAGTTCGCTGCCATGACGCCCACCAGCAACCCCCAGCCGGGTGACCTGGTGAGCCAGAACGGCGGCAGCCACGTGGGGATCTACCTCGGCGACGGCCAGATGGTCAGCGCCCTGAACTCCTCGCAGGGTACCCTCGTCCACTCGGTCAACGCCATGTCGGTGGATGGTTACTACACCCGCTAA
- a CDS encoding YceD family protein: MTFSVKDLGRSPGSMRTIEEHAPVPKDFGVALIGVQEGSEMELDLRFESVHEGILVSGTANVEVTGECGRCLEPLRFDRDVEIQELFFYSDSASLSVEEEEEQHRVENDSVDLEPVLRDAVVTSLPFQPVCREDCQGLCSECGAQLNDDPDHHHEVLDPRWSALAGLTGTAAEQDAAPKSESDEKEES; the protein is encoded by the coding sequence TTGACTTTCAGTGTCAAGGATCTCGGACGCAGTCCGGGAAGCATGCGGACAATCGAAGAACATGCGCCGGTACCCAAGGATTTCGGCGTCGCCCTGATCGGCGTGCAGGAGGGTTCCGAAATGGAGCTGGACCTGCGCTTCGAATCGGTGCACGAGGGGATCCTGGTATCGGGAACGGCGAACGTCGAAGTAACCGGCGAGTGCGGCCGGTGCCTGGAACCACTGCGGTTCGACCGCGACGTGGAGATCCAGGAGCTCTTCTTCTACAGCGACTCAGCGTCGCTGTCGGTGGAAGAGGAAGAAGAACAGCACAGGGTGGAGAACGATTCGGTCGATCTGGAACCCGTGTTGAGGGATGCAGTGGTTACGTCGCTGCCATTCCAGCCGGTGTGCCGGGAGGATTGTCAGGGCCTGTGCTCCGAATGCGGAGCGCAGCTCAACGATGATCCTGACCACCACCATGAAGTTTTGGATCCTCGCTGGTCAGCCCTTGCCGGGCTGACGGGCACCGCCGCCGAGCAGGACGCGGCACCCAAGTCAGAGTCAGACGAGAAGGAAGAGAGTTAG
- a CDS encoding alpha/beta fold hydrolase, whose amino-acid sequence MVALPGVDPSWSTYLDVPSTSAADRPGTSHRWHYLDNGADLEDGAVRGTLLCVHGNPTWSYLWRTYLAAGRAAGWRVIAVDQLDMGYSERTGVFRRLADRITDLEDFVAAVGPTGPVVTVGHDWGGVVSLGYAHRNREDLAGVILTNTAIHQDPDRRIPAPLRLALAPGVHGLGTRTTSAFLDVTLALARPALSPDVRRAFRDPYRTAADRQGIAHFVSDIPADPSHPSYEALTATAEGIRSLEVPVLMMWGPHDPIFSDPYLEDLARRLPHADIHRFERASHLVQEDADTASTAMQWLAERSVGHPAPSSDVPSREEGASAGGAPYVPLGQRLTDLAAGPDAARTAVAQMQPAGPPRTLSWRDLADDVSAVAAGLTALGYGPGSRVSLLVPPGVDLTVLIYACLRIGAVIVVADAGLGARGLSRAVKGSAPDVVIGIERALVAARAFGWPGRRISASPLPAATRRALRVEASLNDLRAARPAASVVEAPPADADAAILFTSGSTGPAKGVVYTHRQLSAMRDAVAATLGLGEGASLVAGFAPFALLGPALGATSVTPAMDVTAPRTLTAQALADAADAIDATVVFASPAALRNVLATAGALTDAGRTALGRISLLLSAGAPIPVPLLEAVQDLVPSATLHTPYGMTESLLVADIDLAGIRRAATAARDGLDGAGGGVCVGLPVHGARVAVSPLDADGAATREATTAPGRTGEILVDALHVKDRYFRLWRTQHESTQTPPWHRTGDVGHFDADGRLWVEGRLGHIITAASGVLTPVALEQSLETIDGVRLAALVGVGPAGTQAVVAVLETDAAGRRPALADAPVAEAARSAALGHGVDLAAVVAVPALPVDIRHNAKIDRTRIAQWCGRFLSGARAGSL is encoded by the coding sequence GTGGTAGCACTCCCCGGCGTCGACCCCTCCTGGTCGACGTACCTCGACGTGCCCTCCACCAGCGCGGCGGACCGCCCCGGCACCAGCCATCGCTGGCACTACCTCGACAACGGCGCCGACCTCGAGGACGGCGCTGTCCGGGGGACGCTGCTCTGCGTGCACGGCAACCCCACCTGGTCCTACCTCTGGCGGACCTACCTGGCCGCCGGCCGGGCCGCGGGCTGGCGCGTCATCGCCGTGGACCAGCTCGACATGGGCTACTCCGAGCGGACAGGCGTGTTCCGGCGGCTGGCCGACCGCATCACCGATCTCGAGGACTTCGTCGCCGCCGTCGGGCCGACCGGCCCCGTGGTCACCGTGGGGCACGACTGGGGCGGCGTCGTCAGCCTCGGCTACGCCCACCGGAACCGGGAGGACCTGGCCGGTGTCATCCTCACCAACACCGCCATCCACCAGGACCCGGACCGTCGTATTCCCGCGCCGCTCCGGCTCGCCCTCGCCCCGGGCGTCCACGGCCTCGGCACCCGGACCACCAGCGCGTTCCTCGACGTGACCCTGGCCCTCGCCCGGCCCGCCCTGTCCCCGGATGTGCGCCGTGCCTTCAGGGACCCGTACCGCACCGCCGCCGACCGGCAGGGCATCGCGCACTTCGTCTCGGACATCCCCGCGGATCCCTCGCACCCCAGCTACGAGGCCCTGACCGCGACGGCCGAGGGGATCAGGAGCCTCGAGGTCCCCGTGCTCATGATGTGGGGACCGCACGACCCGATCTTCTCGGACCCCTACCTGGAGGACCTCGCCCGGCGTCTCCCCCACGCGGACATCCACCGCTTCGAACGTGCGAGCCACCTCGTGCAGGAGGACGCCGACACGGCGTCGACGGCCATGCAGTGGCTGGCCGAACGGTCGGTGGGACACCCCGCACCCTCCAGCGACGTCCCGTCCCGCGAGGAAGGCGCCTCTGCTGGCGGGGCCCCGTACGTCCCGCTCGGCCAACGGCTCACCGACCTCGCCGCCGGACCGGACGCCGCACGGACCGCCGTCGCGCAGATGCAGCCCGCCGGCCCGCCGCGGACCCTGTCCTGGCGGGACCTCGCCGACGACGTCTCCGCCGTCGCCGCCGGCCTGACCGCGCTCGGTTACGGTCCCGGCAGCCGGGTCAGCCTCCTCGTCCCGCCCGGCGTGGACCTGACCGTGCTCATCTACGCCTGCCTGCGCATCGGCGCCGTGATCGTCGTCGCGGACGCCGGCCTCGGCGCGCGTGGCCTCAGCCGCGCCGTGAAGGGGTCCGCGCCCGACGTCGTCATCGGCATCGAGCGCGCCCTCGTCGCGGCCCGCGCCTTCGGGTGGCCCGGACGCCGGATCAGCGCCTCTCCCCTGCCCGCGGCCACGCGCCGGGCGCTGCGCGTGGAGGCCTCGCTCAACGACCTGCGCGCCGCACGGCCCGCGGCGTCCGTCGTGGAGGCGCCGCCCGCCGATGCCGACGCCGCCATCCTCTTCACCTCCGGCTCCACGGGACCGGCGAAGGGCGTCGTCTACACGCACCGGCAGCTCTCCGCCATGCGGGACGCCGTCGCGGCGACCCTGGGACTCGGCGAGGGGGCCTCGCTCGTCGCGGGCTTCGCCCCGTTCGCGCTGCTCGGACCGGCCCTCGGAGCGACGTCGGTCACGCCGGCCATGGATGTCACAGCCCCGCGGACGCTGACCGCGCAGGCACTGGCCGACGCCGCGGACGCGATCGACGCGACGGTCGTCTTCGCGTCACCGGCAGCCCTGCGCAACGTGCTCGCTACCGCCGGTGCGCTCACCGACGCGGGCAGGACGGCCCTCGGCCGGATCTCACTGCTGCTCTCGGCCGGGGCGCCGATCCCCGTCCCGCTCCTCGAAGCGGTACAGGACCTCGTGCCGTCCGCCACCCTGCACACGCCCTACGGCATGACGGAGTCCCTCCTCGTCGCGGACATCGACCTCGCGGGCATCCGACGCGCCGCGACTGCCGCGCGGGACGGTCTCGACGGCGCCGGCGGCGGGGTGTGCGTCGGCCTCCCGGTGCACGGCGCCCGCGTCGCCGTCAGCCCGCTCGACGCCGACGGCGCCGCGACGCGCGAGGCGACCACGGCGCCGGGGCGGACCGGCGAGATCCTCGTGGACGCCCTCCATGTCAAGGACCGCTACTTCCGGCTGTGGAGGACGCAGCACGAGTCCACCCAGACTCCCCCGTGGCACCGCACCGGCGACGTCGGCCATTTCGACGCCGACGGGCGCCTCTGGGTCGAGGGCCGGCTCGGCCACATCATCACGGCGGCCTCCGGCGTCCTGACGCCCGTCGCCCTCGAGCAGTCCCTGGAGACGATCGACGGCGTCCGGCTGGCGGCCCTCGTGGGCGTGGGCCCCGCGGGCACGCAGGCCGTGGTCGCGGTCCTCGAGACGGACGCCGCGGGGCGGCGCCCTGCCCTGGCCGATGCTCCGGTCGCGGAGGCGGCACGCTCCGCCGCGCTGGGGCACGGTGTCGACCTCGCCGCGGTCGTCGCCGTCCCCGCGCTCCCGGTGGACATCCGGCACAACGCCAAGATCGACCGCACGCGCATCGCGCAGTGGTGCGGCCGGTTCCTCTCCGGTGCCCGCGCGGGGTCCCTGTGA